The window CTTCCAAATTCTGACCGCGTTAAACGGTCGCGAAGCACTCCCCATCTTCGCAGACAGGAGCGATCTTGCCGTGGTCATCACCGACCAGCGGATGCCGGAAATGAGCGGGGTCAAATTTTTGAGCGAGGCATATCGGATCAATCCCGACCCGATCCGTATTCTGCTGACAGCCTACAGCGATGTCCACGACATCACTGAGGCCATCAATCTGGGACATATCCATCAATACGTCCAGAAACCCTGGAAATTTGACGAACTACACCTCATCCTCCGTTCGGCTGTTGACAAATCCAGAATCACCCAGGAGAATAAGCACCTCCTGACCCTGCTGGACCAAAAAAATCGGCAGTTGACTGCAGCCAACCTCCAGTTGGAGGCCGACCTCAAGCTCCAACACGAACTGGAGTCTCAACGCCGCGATGCTGAAATCAAGATGCTGTCACAAGCAAAACTGGCCTCGCTAGGCGAAATCGCCACCGGCATTGCTCACGAAATCAACCAGCCCCTGACATATATCCAGATCATCCTTCAATCTACAGCCAAGGACATCGACAACAAATGCCTGGATCTCAAAGAACTGCGTTGTGACATTGATGAGTCGATCAGGCAGATCCGCCGCATCACCAATATCATCAACCACCTCCGCACCTTTGGTCGCGCAGACAGCGGGGACAGTGATGCTGTTTCCCTTCCCAGAATCCTCGAAGGGACCCTGGTCCTTTACAGCGAAAACCTCCGCCTCAGAAACATTCAACTCTCGATCAACACTCACAAGGATCTCCCCTTGGTTTATGGCAACATCAACCAACTGGAACAGGTCTTCAACAACCTGCTCCAAAACGCCATCGACGCGCTCACCGACAGCGATGACCCAACGATCACCATCAACTTCCGTTTTAATAACGGCATGGTGGAAACCTCCCTCATCGACAATGGCAGTGGCATCAACAATGAGATACTCACCAAGATATTCGAGCCTTTTTTCACCACCAAACCAACCGGCAAAGGAACAGGCTTGGGTTTATCCATTGTTTATGGTATTATCGCCGACCACAATGGCGCCATTGAATGCCATTCCCAGCCTGGGCAGGGCTGCCGTTTCACCTTCACCCTACCTGTGCTGACAGAATAGGGGTAATCCCCCACTACAGGACAGCTCTACAAAA of the Desulfobulbaceae bacterium genome contains:
- a CDS encoding response regulator; amino-acid sequence: MASQKVRSTALRGFLRDCQTLHSPPQENPPETMPNLPQKSLHGPAPGKRETPKNKQESMTKPVILYVDDEEINLSNFVLFFQNDFQILTALNGREALPIFADRSDLAVVITDQRMPEMSGVKFLSEAYRINPDPIRILLTAYSDVHDITEAINLGHIHQYVQKPWKFDELHLILRSAVDKSRITQENKHLLTLLDQKNRQLTAANLQLEADLKLQHELESQRRDAEIKMLSQAKLASLGEIATGIAHEINQPLTYIQIILQSTAKDIDNKCLDLKELRCDIDESIRQIRRITNIINHLRTFGRADSGDSDAVSLPRILEGTLVLYSENLRLRNIQLSINTHKDLPLVYGNINQLEQVFNNLLQNAIDALTDSDDPTITINFRFNNGMVETSLIDNGSGINNEILTKIFEPFFTTKPTGKGTGLGLSIVYGIIADHNGAIECHSQPGQGCRFTFTLPVLTE